A stretch of the Alosa alosa isolate M-15738 ecotype Scorff River chromosome 16, AALO_Geno_1.1, whole genome shotgun sequence genome encodes the following:
- the LOC125310014 gene encoding dnaJ homolog subfamily C member 13 isoform X5: MKQPLGYQSLLLTKMKWPCQKMNVLKDNKDLACFYTTKHSWRGKYKRVFSVGTHGITTYNPTTLEVTNQWPYGDICGIAPVGKGQGTEFNLTFRKGSGKKSETLKFSTEHRTELLTEALRFRTDFSEGKITGRRYNCYKHHWSDTRKQVSLEVTPGGIDQIDPHTNRVICSYDYRSVEGFAEVSDYQGGFCILYGGFSRLHLFASENRDEIIRSAIEHAGNYIGIMLRLRKDPLTFEGFAVERLGKYGSDECITSLAEFVVQKVSPRHSEPIRRILALTETCLVERDPASYNIVTIKPFEEVFALICDQDNPQVFTVEFIRGQIRKYSSTERDSLLASLLDGVRASGNRDVCVKMAPTQRGQRWGLLSMPVDEEVESLHLKFLAAPPNGNFSDAVFRFNANISYSGVLHAVTQDGLFSENKEKLINNAILALLSQEAEMTGPNADLESQFQALRRLVASKAGFQAFTQLPRSGQMAGPELRTFREKLGVKTVKALKRNHNGVTHAAIDMLCALMCPMHDDYDLRQEQLNKASLLSSKKFLENLLEKFISNVDQGTGALVISSLLDFLTFALCAPYSETTEGQQFDMLLEMVASNGRTLFKLFQHPSMAIVKGAGLVMKAIIEEGDKEIATKMQELALSEGALPRHLHTAMFTISSDQRMLTNRQLSRHLVGLWTAENPTALNLLKRILPTGLLAYLDSADPVPEKDVDRMHIRDNVKIATDQYGRNKVPEWQRIAGKAAKEVEKFAKEKTDIVLMHWRDKMGIAQKEQDRNNLNPNQKPVILRKRRQRIKIEANWELFYYRFQNDHARSNLIWNLKTREELRDALEGEMRSFSVDRELGNASVISWNHQEFEVKYECLSDEIKIGDYYLRLLLEEDENEESGAIKRSYEFFNELYHRFLLTPKVAMKCLCLQALTIVYGKCCEEIGPFTDTKYIVGMLERCTDRLERDRLILFLNKLILNKKNVKEVMDSNGVRTLVDLLTLAHLHTSRATVPLQTNVIEAAPDMKRESEKEWYFGNADKERRGPFSYEEMQEFWTNGTLTAKTRCWAQGMDGWRPLQAIPQLKWCLLASGQAVMNETDLATLILNMLITMCSYFPSRDQDNAIIRPLPRVKRLITDNTCLPHIVQLLLTFDPILVEKVANLMYLVMQDNPNLQRLYLTGVFFFIMMYTGSNVLPVARFLKYTHLKQAFKSEEAKGQDIVQRSVLGPVLPEAMVCYLENYEPERFSEIFLGEFDTPEAIWSSEMRRMMIEKIAAHLADFSPRLQSNTRALYQYCPIPVVSYPQLDYELFCNIYYLRHLCDSTRFPNWPIRDPVKLLKDTLEAWKKEVEKKPPSMSVDDAYEVLNLPKGQGQHEESKVRKAYFRLAQKYHPDKNPEGRDIFEKVNKAYEFLCSKSARIVDGPDPENIILILKAQSILFNRHRQELEPYKYAGYPMLIKTITMETGDQQLFSKTSPLLPAAAELAFHTVNCSALNAEELRRENGIEILLEALSRCVAVLTASSKPDDMAVQVCGHICKCYSVAAQFEECREKIIELPNIIRDVCHVLFYGKGLPRLASLAVQCVSSFAVDFFLQTHLYHAGVLWHLVPPLFNYDYTLEESGVQANQDTNQQEVANSLAKLSLVSLARLGGYGSMAAITAGTGDHEEGQPNGLDGPGGAPPENPTVRKSLAAMLTPYISRKLATGAPAEVLKLLNSNSENPYLIWNNGTRAELLEFLEEQQEGNIKRGECDKNFGAEFVFSDHGKELIVGEIFVRVYNEQPAFPLEYPKAFAASLLDYVGSQAQYLHTLLAMTQTSKVESQQHAQRLRWAEMALEALRNVIKNNPGSETECIGHFKLLFSLLRVHGAGKVQQLALEVINTVTSNQDCVSNIAESLVLSNLLVLLHSLPSSRQLVLETLYALTSNTKIVKEAMGKGALIYLLDLFCNSTHPQVRSQTAELFSKMTSDKLVGPKVRLTLMRFLPGVFMDAMRDNAEAAVHIFEGTHENPELIWNDGSRETVSTTVREMMLEHFKQQKDNPDVNWRLPEDFTVPYAAGQGELEVGGVYLRIFIAQPGWVLRKPRDFLVSLLETLTTLLEKNNPNGEALETVTTAAVCLFSTQTQLADQVPPLGHLPRILAALNHKNNAVPKSSIRLIHVLSDNELCVRSMSALETIGPLMSGMKVRADMAGLACEALNRMFQKEQTELVAQALRVELVPYLLRLLEGIGLETLDNPSAIKAQIVKALKSMTRSLQYGDQVNDILSRSTVWSAFKDQKHDLFISESQAAGYLTGVSTPSLLASSSPLRSGL; encoded by the exons CACCTGTTTGCGTCAGAGAACCGTGATGAGATCATCCGCAGTGCCATCGAGCATGCCGGCAACTACATCGGCATCATGCTCCGGCTGCGTAAGGACCCGCTCACGTTTGAGGGCTTCGCCGTCGAGCGCCTCGGCAAGTACGGCTCGGACGAGTGCATCACCTCGCTGGCCGAGTTCGTGGTGCAGAAGGTCTCCCCTCGACACTCG GAACCTATAAGGAGGATCCTGGCCCTCACAGAGACATGCCTTGTTgaaagagaccctgcctcttaCAACATTGTCACCATCAAGCCCTTTGAAGAG GTGTTTGCGCTGATCTGCGACCAAGACAACCCTCAAGTGTTTACCGTGGAGTTCATCAGAGGACAGATCCGCAAATACAGCTCCACAGAaag AGACTCTCTGCTGGCGAGCCTGCTGGATGGGGTGCGTGCGTCGGGGAACCgggacgtgtgtgtgaagatggCGCCCACCCAGCGAGGACAGCGCTGGGGCCTGCTCAGCATGCCCGTGGACGAGGAGGTGGAGAGCCTGCACCTCAAGTTTCTGGCCGCCCCACCCA ATGGGAACTTCAGTGACGCTGTGTTCAGATTCAACGCCAACATCTCCTACAGTGGGGTGCTTCACGCCGTCACCcaagat GGTCTGTTTTCTGAGAACAAGGAGAAGCTCATCAACAATGCCATCCTGGCGCTGCTGTCCCAGGAGGCCGAGATGACCGGGCCCAACGCTGACCTGGAGAGCCAGTTCCAGGCCCTGCGCCGGCTGGTGGCCTCCAAAGCTGGCTTCCAGGCCTTCACCCAGCTGCCCCG GTCTGGTCAGATGGCTGGGCCGGAGCTTCGAAC aTTTCGTGAAAAGCTTGGAGTGAAGACCGTAAAGGCCTTGAAAAGAAACCACAACGGCGTAACCCATGCTGCCATTGACATGCTGTGTGCACTTATGTGT CCCATGCATGATGACTATGACCTCAGACAAGAGCAACTGAACAAAGCCTCCCTACTCTCCTCCAAGAAGTTTCTGGAAAATCTGCTGGAGAAGTTTATCAGCAATGTG gatCAAGGTACAGGTGCTCTGGTCATCAGTTCCCTGCTGGACTTCCTGACCTTTGCCCTGTGTGCGCCGTACAGTGAGACCACCGAGGGTCAGCAGTTTGACATGCTGCTGGAGATGGTGGCCTCGAACGGACGCACCCTCTTCAAACtattccag CACCCTTCCATGGCTATTGTAAAGGGAGCAGGCCTGGTCATGAAGGCCATTATTGAG gaagGAGATAAGGAAATCGCCACTAAGATGCAGGAGCTGGCCCTGAGTGAGGGAGCTCTGCCCCGCCACCTGCACACAGCCATGTTCACCATCAGCTCAGACCAGAGGATGCTCACCAACAG GCAATTGAGTCGTCATCTGGTTGGCCTGTGGACAGCGGAAAATCCCACGGCCTTGAACCTCCTGAAGCGGATCCTG CCCACAGGTTTACTGGCCTATTTGGACAGCGCAGACCCCGTCCCAGAGAAGGATGTCGATCGCATGCACATCCGTGATAACGTCAAAATAGCCACG GATCAGTACGGGCGCAACAAGGTGCCCGAGTGGCAGCGGATAGCTGGCAAAGCTGCCAAAGAGGTGGAGAAGTTTGCCAAGGAGAAGACCGACATCGTGCTCATGCACTGGCGAGACAAGATGGGCATCGCTCAGAAAGAG CAGGACAGGAATAACCTG AACCCCAACCAAAAACCAGTCATCCTCAGGAAGAGAAGACAGAGGATCAAGATCGAAGCCAACTGGGAGCTCTTTTACTACAG GTTTCAGAATGACCACGCGCGCTCCAACCTCATCTGGAACCTGAAGACGCGTGAGGAGCTGCGCGATGCCCTGGAGGGCGAGATGCGCTCCTTCAGCGTGGACCGCGAGCTGGGCAATGCCAGCGTCATTTCCTGGAACCATCAGGAGTTCGAG GTGAAGTACGAGTGCCTCTCAGATGAGATAAAGATTGGTGATTATTACCTGCGGCTGCTCCTGGAGGAAGATGAGAATGAGGAGTCTGGGGCCATCAAGAGATC GTACGAGTTCTTTAATGAGCTCTACCACCGTTTCCTGCTCACACCCAAAGTCGCCATGAAGTGCCTGTGTCTGCAGGCTCTGACCATAGTCTACGGTAAATGCTGCGAGGAGATTGGACCGTTCACCGACACCAAATATATTGTGGGCATGCTTGAGCGG TGTACTGATCGACTGGAAAGAGACAGGCTGATCCTGTTCCTCAACAAACTCATACTGAACAAG AAAAATGTGAAGGAGGTGATGGACTCTAACGGTGTCAGGACCCTGGTGGACTTGCTTACCCTTGCACACCTGCACACTAGCCGAGCCACTGTGCCTCTacag ACTAACGTTATTGAAGCTGCTCCtgacatgaagagagagagtgagaaggaatGGTACTTTGGGAATGCTGACAAAGAAAGAAGAGGACCCTTCAGCTATGAAGAa ATGCAGGAGTTCTGGACCAACGGCACACTGACAGCCAAGACGCGTTGCTGGGCGCAGGGCATGGACGGTTGGCGCCCCCTTCAGGCCATCCCGCAGCTAAAGTGGTGCCTGCTGGCCTCAGGGCAGGCCGTCATGAACGAGACTGACCTGGCCACGCTCATCCTTAACATGCTCATCACCATGTGCTCCTACTTCCCTAGcag AGACCAGGATAACGCCATCATCAGGCCGTTACCCAGAGTCAAGAGGCTGATCACCGACAACACCTGCCTGCCTCACATTGTCCAG CTGCTGCTCACCTTTGACCCCATCCTGGTGGAGAAAGTGGCCAACCTGATGTACCTGGTGATGCAAGACAACCCCAACCTGCAGAGGCTCTACCTCACCGGggtcttcttcttcatcatgATGTACACGGGCTCCAACGTGCTACCGGTGGCCAG GTTTTTGAAGTACACCCATCTGAAGCAGGCCTTCAAGTCAGAGGAG GCTAAAGGTCAGGACATAGTGCAGCGCAGTGTGTTGGGCCCAGTGCTGCCTGAGGCTATGGTGTGCTACCTGGAGAACTACGAGCCGGAGCGCTTCTCTGAAATCTTCCTGGgagagtttgacacccctgaggCCATCTGGAGCAGtgagatgag GCGGATGATGATTGAGAAGATTGCTGCtcacctggctgacttcagccCTCGTCTTCAGAGCAACACGCGAGCGCTCTACCAGTACTGCCCCATCCCTGTGGTCAGCTACCCTCAGCTGGACTACGAGCTCTTCTGCAACATCTACTACCTCAGGCACCTCTGCGACTCCACACGCTTCCCCAACTGGCCCATACGCGACCCT gTGAAGCTGCTGAAGGACACTTTGGAGGCCTGGAAGAAGGAGGTAGAGAAGAAGCCTCCCTCTATGTCTGTGGACGACGCCTACGAGGTGCTTAACCTCCCCAAAGGACAGGGCCA GCACGAAGAGAGTAAAGTGAGGAAGGCCTACTTCCGCCTGGCCCAGAAATACCATCCAGACAAGAACCCAGAGGGCAGG GACATCTTTGAGAAAGTGAACAAGGCCTATGAGTTCCTCTGTTCCAAGTCGGCGCGCATCGTTGATGGGCCTGACCCGGAGAACATCATTCTCATCCTCAAAGCCCAAAGCATCCTCTTCAACAGACATCGCCAAG AACTGGAGCCCTACAAGTATGCCGGCTACCCCATGCTGATCAAGACCATCACCATGGAGACGGGTGACCAGCAGCTGTTTTCCAAGACGTCGCCCTTATTGCCGGCGGCAGCAGAGCTGGCCTTCCACACGGTCAACTGCTCCGCCCTCAACGCTGAGGAACTGCGCCGGGAGAATGGCATTGAG ATTTTGCTGGAGGCGCTGTCTCGTTGTGTTGCCGTATTGACCGCCTCCAGCAAGCCTGATGACATGGCTGTCCAG GTGTGCGGGCACATCTGTAAGTGCTACAGTGTGGCGGCTCAGTTTGAGGAGTGCAGGGAGAAGATCATTGAGCTGCCCAATATCATTAGGGACGTCTGTCATGTGTTGTTCTACGGCAAG GGCCTGCCTCGCCTGGCCTCCCTGGCGGTGCAGTGCGTCAGCTCCTTCGCCGTGGACTTCTTCCTGCAGACGCACCTGTACCACGCCGGCGTGCTGTGGCACCTGGTGCCGCCGCTCTTCAACTACGACTACACGCTGGAGGAGAGCGGCGTGCAGGCCAACCAGGACACCAACCAGCAGGAGGTGGCCAACAGCCTGGCCAAGCTCAGCCTGGTGTCGCTGGCCCGCCTGGGCGGCTACGGCAGCATGGCGGCCATCACCGCCGGCACGGGCGACCACGAAGAGGGGCAGCCCAACGGCCTGGACGGCCCGGGGGGGGCGCCGCCGGAGAACCCTACCGTCCGCAAGAGCCTGGCGGCCATGCTGACGCCCTACATCTCCCGCAAGCTTGCCACTGGAGCACCTGCGGAG GTGCTGAAGCTGCTCAACAGTAACTCGGAGAACCCATACCTGATCTGGAACAACGGAACCCGTGCAGAGCTGCTAGAGTTCctggaggagcagcaggagggcAACATCAAgagg GGCGAGTGTGATAAGAACTTTGGTGCTGAGTTTGTGTTCAGTGATCATGGCAAAGAGCTGATCGTTGGAGAAATCTTTGTTCGTGTTTACAACGAGCAGCCGGCCTTCCCTCTGGAG TACCCCAAGGCGTTTGCGGCCAGCCTGCTGGACTATGTGGGCTCCCAGGCCCAGTACCTGCACACGCTGCTGGCCATGACCCAGACCAGCAAGGTGGAGTCGCAGCAGCACGCCCAGAGGCTGCGCTGGGCGGAGATGGCCCTGGAGGCCCTCCGGAACGTCATCAAGAACAACCCTG GCTCAGAGACGGAGTGCATTGGTCACTTCAagctgctcttctccctgctgCGGGTGCACGGGGCAGGCAAGGTGCAGCAGCTGGCCCTGGAG GTTATCAACACTGTGACTTCCAATCAGGACTGCGTCAGCAACATTGCAGAGTCGTTGGTTCTGTCCAACCTGCTTGTGCTGCTGCACTCCCTGCCCTCCA GCAGACAGCTTGTTTTGGAAACTCTGTACGCTCTCACCTCCAACACTAAGATTGTCAAAGAGGCCATGGGCAAGG GTGCGCTCATCTACCTGCTGGACCTCTTCTGTAACTCCACTCACCCGCAGGTGCGCTCGCAGACCGCCGAGCTCTTCTCCAAGATGACCTCAGACAAGCTTGTGGGACCAAAG GTGCGTCTGACTCTGATGCGTTTCCTGCCGGGTGTGTTCATGGACGCGATGCGGGACAACGCGGAGGCAGCCGTGCACATCTTCGAGGGGACGCACGAGAACCCCGAGCTCATCTGGAATGACGGCTCACGCGAGACCGTCTCCACCACTGTCAGAGAGATGATGCTGGA GCACTTTAAACAGCAGAAAGATAACCCAGATGTCAACTGGAGG ctgCCGGAGGACTTCACGGTCCCTTACGCAGCGGGGCAGGGGGAGCTGGAGGTGGGAGGAGTCTACCTTAGAATCTTCATCGCTCAGCCGGGCTGGGTGCTGCGCAAGCCTCGAGACTTCCTGGTATCCCTACTGGAGACCCTCACCACACTGCTGGAGAAGAACAACCCCAAC GGCGAGGCCTTGGAGACGGTCACCACGGCAGCAGTGTGTTTATTCAGCACGCAGACGCAGCTGGCTGATCAGGTGCCTCCTCTGGGTCACCTGCCACGGATCTTAGCCGCACTCAACCACAAGAACAATGCCGTTCCCAAGAGCTCCATTCGCCTCATACACGTGCTGTCTGACAATGAG TTGTGTGTGCGCTCCATGTCAGCTCTGGAGACGATTGGTCCTCTGATGAGTGGGATGAAGGTGCGGGCCGACATGGCTGGTCTGGCCTGTGAGGCCCTCAACCGCATGTTCCAGAAAGAGCAGACTGAGCTTGTGGCTCAG gccttACGGGTGGAGCTGGTGCCCTACCTGTTGCGTCTGCTGGAGGGGATCGGGCTGGAGACGCTGGACAACCCCTCAGCCATTAAAGCCCAAATCGTCAAAGCCCTCAAGTCCATGACCAGGAGCCTCCAATATGGAGACCAG GTGAATGATATCCTTTCTCGTTCCACTGTGTGGAGTGCCTTCAAAGACCAGAAACATGACCTCTTCATCTCAGAATCGCAGGCTGCTGGATACCTGACAG GTGtgtccactccctctctcctggcCTCCAGCAGTCCCTTGCGGAGTGGGCTGTAG